The Fusarium oxysporum Fo47 chromosome II, complete sequence genome includes a region encoding these proteins:
- a CDS encoding nucleophile aminohydrolase: MFRNNYDNDSVTFSPQGRIFQIEYAAEAVKQGSVVVGIASKTHAVLCAVKRNAEELSSYQKKLFTVDEHAGIAIAGLTSDARVLSNFMKQQCLGHRLTYGRAIPLRSLVDMIGEKAQMNTQMYGKRPYGVGLLVAGVDERGPHLFEFQPSGMTEEMLAFAIGARSQMARTYLERNIDEFADCSREELVKHGLKALKESLVQDKELTVENTSVGVVGINTKDGKKKVEPFKLYDGFEVQPWIESVGEGQGGAEEGDGEGMDVDS, translated from the exons ATGTTCAGAAACAACTACGATAACGATTCCGTTACCTT CTCGCCCCAGGGCCGAATATTCCAGATTGAATATGCTGCTGAGGCAGTGAAGCAAGGTTCAGTCGTTGTCGGTATCGCCAGCAAGACCCATGCCGTTCTTTGTGCTGTCAAG CGAAACGCAGAGGAACTCTCATCctaccagaagaagctcttcactGTCGACGAACATGCTGGTATCGCCATCGCCGGTCTTACTTCCGATGCTCGCGTTCTCTCCAACTTCATGAAGCAGCAGTGTCTAGGACACCGACTCACCTACGGCCGTGCCATTCCCCTCCGATCCCTTGTCGACATGATCGGTGAGAAGGCCCAGATGAACACTCAAATGTACGGAAAGCGACCTTACGGTGTTGGTCTGCTAGTTGCCGGTGTTGACGAGCGCGGTCCCCACCTGTTCGAGTTCCAGCCCTCAGGCATGACAGAAGAGATGCTTGCTTTTGCCATTGGCGCGCGAAGCCAAATGGCTCGAACATACCTTGAGCGCAACATCGACGAGTTCGCCGACTGTTCAAGGGAGGAGTTGGTCAAGCACGGTCTTAAGGCTCTGAAGGAGAGTTTGGTTCAGGACAAGGAGCTTACAGTAGAGAACACATCAGTCGGCGTAGTGGGCATCAACACAAAGGacggcaagaagaaggtcgagCCCTTCAAGCTGTACGATGGATTCGAGGTACAGCCATGGATCGAGAGCGTTGGCGAGGGTCAAGGAGGCGCAGAGGAAGGCGACGGTGAGGGCATGGATGTGGACAGCTAA
- a CDS encoding cleft lip and palate transmembrane protein 1-domain-containing protein, with the protein MAEAQVLPPRQGEQQQGGGGGGGFSFNKLLLGGAIYFGINAALNLALKKDQRGVTVTNPETGEAVTVPGNVEGIPPFQLRPKELNEGATYRNIPKNIAPIWPQDSHVDIIVTLSQSFNPAPISQVPDEYLVLQEKEFHLSNKSDKRTIETKFTVPPAVQHNGTLWGHFYIGLPGSNLDPKQPGYDTSKAYYFTWPLTQYLPKKKVAKTRNLLEDIPKHEEEPEEEEPTGPIIANYYHPNASLSFVPDLGVKDFAAMAPQMRQYLRLEATGARDGSGQHAWYYPVLFVNTFWQLTNQMTLLNDTVKELPLRIDLGNLASWQFQLMSTLETNSKESARQAAFGGSLPGGGDGTEIEMIKEVFLDSNPILLGVTIVVSILHMILETLAFGSDIAHYRKKKDNVGISVRSILANVFMQTVIFLYLLDNSQNTSWMILGSQVVGIVIEFWKITTVVNVRIRPGGPGSFLPYTIAFEDKQKLTETEEKTKEYDEIAFKYMYIAGIPLLIAYGIYSLYYDSHKSWYSYIITTLVGSVYAYGFLMMVPSLYINYRLKSVAHMPAKAMMYKFLNTFIDDLFAFTIKMPFLHRLATLRDDVIFFVYLYQRWAYRIDYSRVNEFGQGGEDEAVDDKEAKEKAKDKLVEDVKAEAKTSSADTGKAKKRK; encoded by the exons ATGGCTGAAGCTCAAGTCTTACCTCCTCGTCAAGgcgagcagcagcaaggtggcggcggtggtggt GGtttcagcttcaacaagcttctcctcggcgGCGCCATCTACTTTGGCATCAATGCGGCCCTCAACTTGGCCTTGAAAAAGGACCAACGGGGAGTTACAGTCACCAATCCAGAGACAGGTGAAGCCGTTACAGTCCCTGGGAATGTCGAGGGTATCCCTCCTTTCCAGCTTCGCCCGAAGGAGCTCAACGAGGGCGCGACATACCGTAATATCCCAAAGAACATTGCGCCCATCTGGCCTCAAGATAGCCACGTTGATATCATCGTAACGCTCTCCCAGTCGTTCAACCCAGCGCCTATCTCGCAAGTGCCCGACGAATATCTTGTACTACAAGAGAAGGAGTTCCATCTTAGCAATAAGTCCGATAAGCGAACGATTGAGACGAAGTTCACGGTTCCTCCAGCTGTCCAGCATAATGGTACCCTCTGGGGGCATTTCTACATTGGCCTTCCTGGAAGTAATCTCGATCCTAAGCAGCCCGGATATGATACGTCCAAAGCCTACTACTTCACTTGGCCTCTAACACAATACCttcccaagaagaaggttgcGAAGACGCGAAACTTGCTCGAGGATATCCCCAAGCATGAGGAGGAacctgaagaggaggagcccACTGGACCTATTATTGCGAACTACTATCATCCTAATGCAAGCTTGTCCTTCGTCCCCGATCTGGGTGTCAAGGACTTCGCCGCGATGGCCCCTCAGATGCGACAATACTTGCGCCTTGAGGCTACTGGTGCTCGAGATGGCTCTGGTCAGCACGCCTGGTACT ACCCTGTTCTGTTTGTCAACACTTTTTGGCAATTGACAAACCAGATGACTCTCCTCAACGATACCGTCAAGGAACTTCCTCTTCGTATTGATCTTGGTAACCTGGCCAGCTGGCAGTTTCAGCTCATGTCTACGCTTGAGACCAACTCCAAGGAGTCTGCTCGACAGGCAGCATTTGGTGGCTCTCTTCCTGGTGGCGGCGACGGCACCGAGATCGAGATGATCAAGGAGGTATTCCTCGACTCGAACCCAATCTTGCTCGGCGTTACCATTGTAGTCAGTATCTTGCACATGATTCTCGAGACTCTCGCGTTCGGGTCCGATATTGCCCACTaccgcaagaagaaggacaacgTCGGTATCTCAGTCCGTTCGATCCTGGCCAATGTTTTCATGCAAACTGTCATCTTCCTGTACCTCCTCGACAACTCTCAGAACACCAGCTGGATGATTTTGGGCTCTCAGGTCGTTGGTATCGTCATTGAGTTCTGGAAGATCACCACTGTTGTCAACGTTCGCATTCGTCCTGGTGGACCGGGATCTTTCCTCCCTTACACTATCGCTTTCGAGGACAAGCAGAAGTTGACCGAGACTgaagagaagaccaaggagtACGATGAGATTGCTTTCAAGTACATGTACATTGCTGGCATTCCTCTGCTGATCGCATATGGCATCTACTCTCTCTACTACGATTCCCACAAGTCGTGGTACTCCTACATCATTACTACTTTGGTGGGATCTGTCTACGCCTACGGtttcttgatgatggttCCCTCGCTGTACATCAACTACCGGCTGAAGAGTGTCGCCCACATGCCTGCCAAGGCCATGATGTACAAGTTtctcaacaccttcatcGACGATCTGTTTGCCTTTACCATCAAGATGCCTTTCTTGCACCGTTTGGCCACTCTTCGCGACGATGTTATCTTCTTCGTGTATCTTTACCAACGATGGGCTTACCGCATCGATTACAGCCGTGTCAACGAGTTTGGCCAGGGTGGAGAGGACGAGGCTGTTGACGACAAAGAGGCCAAGGAAAAGGCCAAGGACAAACTggttgaggatgtcaaggCCGAAGCCAAGACCAGTAGCGCGGATACtggcaaggccaagaagcgGAAGTGA
- a CDS encoding Longin-like domain-containing protein: MIYSTQISRLDGLMLCASVDDEQAESTLAETKQNVRQVLRKLTRNSESQASIETPNHTLHYLIDSDIVFLAICAPSYPRKLAFTYLADLAREFTTTYPASQVHSPALRPYAFMEFDTFISKTKTTYADSRASANLDKLNDELRDVTKVMTKNIEDLLYRGDSLERMGEISSRLRDDSKKYRRAAVRINWELLLKQYGPFAALGFIIIFFLYWRFF, from the exons ATGATCTACTCTACGCAAATATCAAGGCTTGATG GCCTTATGCTCTGTGCCTCAGTCGATGATGAACAG GCCGAGTCCACCCTCGCAGAGACCAAGCAGAACGTGCGCCAGGTCCTCCGCAAGCTCACACGCAACTCCGAGTCCCAGGCCTCCATCGAGACCCCCAACCATACGCTGCACTACCTCATCGACTCGGATatcgtcttcctcgccatctgCGCTCCCTCGTACCCTCGAAAGCTTGCCTTTACCTACCTAGCCGACCTCGCACGCGAGTTCACAACCACCTACCCAGCATCTCAGGTCCACTCTCCTGCTCTGCGACCCTACGCTTTCATGGAGTTCGACACCTTCATCTCGAAGACAAAGACAACCTACGCCGATTCCCGAGCCTCGGCTAACCTCGATAAACTTAACGATGAGCTGCGCGATGTGACAAAGGTAATGACCAAGAACATTGAGGATTTACTCTACCGTGGAGATAGTCTGGAGCGCATGGGAGAGATCAGCTCGAGGCTGCGTGATGATAGCAAAAAGTATCGACGAGCTGCTGTGCGTATCAACTGGGAACTGCTTCTTAAGCAGTACGGACCCTTTGCGGCTCTTGggttcatcatcatctttttCCTGTATTGGCGGTTCTTTTAA
- a CDS encoding Elongator complex protein 5, producing the protein MAPTSNVHARSHSLLLLQKLLNLRDGASPLTLVIDNLEQPARPVLSEFVSRAKIAKTQVIFLSLVTLKKPQDADVFIKAAGRDLQTVRKDLLNHYPAFNPLLDKGKPTQRAVVIVDSLNALASAAPQSLASFLSSIITPAVSIVATYHDDVPIVLPRSFSEYEPHPFTVLCHLATAILRLSSLYQEIERQKARNRSIQEPEWGLNEDREGVLVGLGEKGRDRNEDSNGVVINMELRRRSGRTVSEKFILSSKGLVTAPQPGKVCLLTDHPMFAAPTDSGETGEGEEEPESTFNLGLTEKQRKDREGIVLPYFDAQTDIGAGEGGRILYEMGREDDFDDEEDEI; encoded by the exons ATGGCACCAACCTCGAATGTCCATGCTCGATCGCACAGTCTGCTGCTCTTACAGAAACTCCTCAACCTTCGTGACGGCGCAAGCCCTCTTACTCTCGTGATCGACAATCTCGAACAACCTGCGCGACCAGTCCTTAGCGAATTTGTGTCAAGGGCAAAG ATTGCAAAGACACAGGTTATCTTCCTCTCGCTGGTAACACTGAAGAAACCACAAGATGCAGATGTTTTCATAAAAGCTGCGGGGAGAGATCTTCAAACTGTGCGCAAAGACTTGTTGAATCATTATCCTGCTTTCAACCCTCTTTTGGACAAGGGAAAGCCCACTCAAA GGGCCGTTGTGATTGTCGACTCACTAAACGCCTTAGCATCTGCCGCTCCTCAGTCCCTGGCAAGCTTTCTCTCAAGCATCATCACGCCAGCCGTCTCTATCGTCGCCACATACCATGATGATGTACCCATAGTACTTCCAAGGTCGTTCAGCGAGTATGAACCTCATCCCTTCACTGTACTATGCCACCTCGCTACTGCTATCCTGAGACTATCGAGTCTTTACCAAGAGATTGAGCGTCAGAAGGCTCGAAACAGGAGCATTCAGGAGCCAGAGTGGGGTCTGAACGAAGATCGTGAGGGTGTACTTGTCGGtcttggagagaagggcAGAGATCGGAATGAGGACAGCAATGGAGTTGTTATTAATATGGAACTACGACGACGAAGTGGAAGAACGGTTTCAGAAAAGTTTATTCTCAGCTCCAAGGGATTGGTTACAGCGCCGCAACCCGGCAAGGTGTGCTTGCTTACAGACCACCCAATGTTCGCAGCACCAACGGATAGTGGAGAGACCGGCGAAGGAGAGGAGGAACCTGAGAGTACATTCAATCTGGGGCTCACAGAGAAGCAACGAAAGGATCGAGAGGGTATTGTGTTGCCATACTTTGATGCGCAAACGGACATTGGtgcaggagaaggaggaagaattcTTTACGAAATGGGTAGAGAggatgactttgacgatgaggaagatgagataTAG
- a CDS encoding Asx homology domain-containing protein produces MADKHEETITVGINGGESNEARKSALPSSPLSSAPNHEDYGTLTMADQPPDTPSTSLNGRENTTATTPLKMAKGKRRVLVKKVPKKSKWNVDNILTDPKSPLASADLRSILSNPMAWDTLDKEEKAEILALFPDSQHILSPGTEDACPDFASLMNDDSFRYDCAAYTENIAQGRHDPEWLAHAWTAHERRKMGDFDEFLDNKFKDEWDVELPPELKTKRGPAVSKEASDVTMEDTEPVKNEGDKKEDIDMENSTSEKKDNPDIDSEVDELQRCDPAHEGPIVVAISQRKSSMMEIDGDDTRDELA; encoded by the exons ATGGCCGACAAACATGAGGAAACTATAACTGTCGGCATCAACGGAGGTGAATCAAATGAAGCACGGAAGAGCGCACTGCCATCGTCTCCCCTCTCCTCAGCCCCTAACCATGAGGATTATGGTACCCTGACGATGGCAGACCAGCCGCCGGATACGCCTTCGACTTCGCTCAATGGTCGAGAAAACACCACAGCGACGACCCCTTTGAAGATGGCCAAAGGCAAGCGGAGGGTCCTCGTGAAAAAAGTACCGAAAAAGTCGAAATGGAACGTGGATAACATTCTGACGGATCCTAAATCACCCCTAGCTTCAGCTGATCTCAGA AGCATACTGTCGAATCCGATGGCCTGGGATACTCTcgacaaagaagagaaggcggAAATCCTGGCACTGTTCCCTGATTCCCAGCACATTCTCAGTCCTGGCACGGAGGATGCCTGTCCTGATTTTGCATCACTCATGAACGACGACAGTTTCCGCTACGATTGTGCTGCTTACACAGAAAACATCGCCCAAGGCCGGCATGATCCTGAATGGCTAGCGCATGCTTGGACAGCTCATGAAAGACGCAAGATGGGCGATTTCGACGAATTTCTGGACAACAAGTTCAAAGATGAATGGGATGTCGAGCTACcaccagagctcaagacaAAGCGAGGACCTGCCGTGTCAAAGGAGGCAAGCGATGTCACAATGGAGGACACTGAGCCAGTGAAGAATGAAGGCGACAAGAAAGAGGACATCGATATGGAGAATAGCACTTCGGAGAAGAAAGACAATCCTGACATTGACTCTGAGGTTGACGAACTTCAAAGATGTGACCCGGCGCACGAGGGACCTATAGTTGTGGCTATTTCACAGCGAAAAAGCTCGATGATGGAGATTGATGGCGACGATACAAGGGACGAGCTTGCTTGA
- a CDS encoding uncharacterized protein (uncharacterized protein conserved in bacteria-domain containing protein) — protein sequence MAPNQPLCLGYNGIHPFSKVEIKDRTSVQELLRTVLDPLEPFFSPQKARVKCPGATAVRFDQTASEVEGICRPLWGLAALLAGGGDYEGKEWWIQGIKSGTDPENPEYWGYPQDNDQRMVEMCPLGWALAVVPEFWSSLSDKEKSNVETWLGNSINEKNMPNTNWLWFRVFANLGLKKNGGKFSQERLDSDIEHLETFYRGGGWSNDGPEGIHQMDYYSSSFAIQLLQLLYAKLAGEEDPKRAEEFKRRAQQVALDLIHYFDDEGRAIPYGRSVGYRFAMVSFWGALAHADVELPAPLTWGMVKGVVFRHLRWWQTQSDIWTSSGTLSIGYSYPNMYMAENYNSPGSPYWACLAFMCLATPEDHPFWTSDEESTSGVIPKTKALSQPGHIMSYIGGHCMLLSSGQACSYPMKGTHAKYGGFAYSSAYGYSVPPGLFSLEQYALASQLGLSDDGGEYWKTRRLCEYAGIENREGTPVLVSIWKPFPDVTIRTVLIPSQEETPNWHLRVHHIKSGREVMTADGSFAISNVNSTNGRYLEPYDETKHEGTSPKIIGNYDLKTPDGWASGKSGAFAVSKGAVGIKALEPAEQRQAMLVNADPNSNLVESRSTIPTLQHTIKAGESVWYVSAIYAKPSGVGVNKESYLDGWAKTPPIPGWLEKEMNA from the exons ATGGCACCTAACCAACCCCTTTGTCTTGGATACAATGGAATACATCCCTTTTCCAAGGTTGAGATTAAGGATCGCACATCTGTTCAAGAGCTCCTTCGCACTGTTCTTGATCCTCTAGAGCCATTCTTCTCTCCCCAAAAAGCCCGTGTCAAGTGTCCCGGTGCAACAGCAGTTCGATTCGACCAGACTGCTTCAGAAGTCGAAGGAATATGCCGTCCACTCTGGGGTTTGGCTGCTTTACTGGCAGGTGGTGGTGATTACGAAGGCAAGGAATGGTGGATTCAGGGTATCAAGTCAGGGACTGATCCAGAAAACCCCGAATATTGGGGTTATCCTCAGGACAATGACCAAAGAATGGTTGAGATGTGCCCCCTTG GCTGGGCGTTGGCTGTTGTCCCCGAGTTTTGGAGCAGCCTTTCTGACAAGGAGAAGAGTAATGTTGAGACATGGCTAGGAAACTCAATCAATGAGAAGAA TATGCCCAACACTAATTGGCTATGGTTCCGTGTATTTGCCAACCTGGGGCTGAAGAAGAACGGCGGCAAATTCTCCCAGGAAAGACTTGACAGTGACATTGAGCACCTTGAAACCTTTTATCGTGGAGGAGGCTGGTCCAACGATGGACCAGAAGGCATCCATC AAATGGACTATTACTCGTCAAGTTTCGCAATTCAGCTACTTCAGCTATTGTACGCCAAGTTAGCAGGGGAAGAGGACCCAAAGCGGGCAGAAGAATTCAAGAGGCGGGCACAACAGGTCGCTCTGGATTTAATCCATTactttgacgatgaaggcAGAGCCATCCCTTACGGTCGAAGCGTAGGCTACCGTTTTGCCATGGTTTCTTTCTGGGGAGCGCTGGCCCATGCCGATGTTGAGTTGCCTGCACCGTTGACTTGGGGCATGGTGAAAGGAGTTGTGTTTCGTCACTTGCGTTGGTGGCAGACCCAAAGTGATATTTGGACATCAAGTGGTACACTGTCGATTGGGTATTCTTACCCAAATATGTAT ATGGCGGAGAACTATAACAGCCCCGGAAGCCCC TACTGGGCATGCCTCGCATTTATGTGCCTGGCAACACCAGAAGATCACCCTTTCTGGACATCCGACGAGGAGTCAACTAGTGGTGTAATCCCCAAGACGAAAGCTTTGAGCCAACCGGGTCATATTATGAG TTACATTGGCGGCCACTGCATGCTTCTGTCGTCAGGACAAGCTTGCAGCTACCCAATGAAAGGAACCCATGCCAAATACGGCGGATTTGCTTACAGCAGCGCATACGGATATTCGGTACCCCCCGGTCTCTTTTCCCTAGAACAGTATGCACTGGCATCGCAACTCGGGCTCTCGGATGATGGGGGCGAGTACTGGAAGACCCGAAGGCTTTGCGAGTATGCGGGGATCGAGAACCGCGAAGGTACCCCAGTTCTCGTCTCGATTTGGAAGCCTTTCCCAGATGTCACAATTCGCACCGTCTTGATTCCTTCACAAGAAGAAACCCCCAACTGGCATCTTCGAGTTCATCATATCAAGAGTGGTCGTGAGGTCATGACGGCGGATGGCTCCTTTGCTATTTCCAATGTCAACTCAACTAATGGACGATATCTTGAACCATACGATGAAACAAAGCACGAGGGAACATCTCCCAAGATCATTGGCAATTACGATCTAAAGACGCCCGATGGTTGGGCAAGCGGAAAGTCGGGGGCTTTTGCAGTATCGAAAGGCGCTGTTGGCATCAAAGCTTTAGAGCCGGCGGAACAACGTCAGGCTATGCTGGTTAATGCGGATCCGAACTCGAACTTGGTTGAGAGCAGGAGCACAATTCCAACTCTGCAACATACTATCAAAGCTGGTGAGTCGGTCTGGTATGTCTCTGCTATATATGCCAAGCCCTCGGGGGTTGGGGTGAACAAAGAAAGCTATCTCGATGGATGGGCCAAGACTCCTCCCATCCCTGGCTGGCTAGAGAAAGAGATGAATGCTTAA